Proteins encoded within one genomic window of Synechococcales cyanobacterium T60_A2020_003:
- a CDS encoding ABC transporter ATP-binding protein: MTILTAKPIIQLEHISKIYGSGNTEVRALSDVNLIVNDGEYCSIMGPSGSGKSTAMNVIGCLDRPTEGRYYLDGVDVAQLSDRDLAHIRNRKIGFVFQQFHLLPQLTALENVMLPMVYAGIPMVERKERAAEALSRVGLGNRLNNKPNQLSGGQQQRVAIARAIVNHPVLLLADEPTGALDTKTTQEVMHIFSELNESGMTVVMVTHEPEVAKCTRRIVWFRDGEVIHDHLTPEEMVQVSVMAG, from the coding sequence ATGACCATTTTGACCGCTAAACCCATCATCCAGTTGGAACACATCAGCAAGATTTACGGTTCCGGTAATACCGAAGTGCGGGCACTGTCGGACGTCAATTTAATCGTCAACGACGGCGAATACTGTTCCATCATGGGGCCTTCGGGTTCCGGCAAGTCCACGGCTATGAACGTGATTGGCTGTCTCGATCGCCCCACCGAAGGACGATACTACCTGGATGGGGTGGATGTGGCTCAGTTGAGCGATCGCGATCTGGCTCACATTCGGAATCGCAAGATTGGCTTTGTGTTTCAGCAGTTTCACCTGTTGCCGCAACTGACGGCCTTAGAAAACGTCATGCTGCCAATGGTCTATGCGGGTATCCCGATGGTGGAACGCAAAGAACGAGCCGCCGAAGCCCTGAGCCGCGTGGGTCTGGGCAATCGTCTGAACAATAAACCGAACCAGCTTTCGGGCGGACAGCAGCAGCGGGTGGCGATCGCCCGCGCTATTGTGAATCATCCTGTCCTGCTTCTTGCCGATGAACCCACCGGGGCACTCGATACGAAAACCACCCAAGAGGTGATGCACATCTTTTCAGAGCTGAATGAGAGCGGCATGACCGTCGTAATGGTGACCCACGAACCGGAAGTGGCGAAATGTACCCGTCGGATTGTGTGGTTTAGAGATGGTGAGGTGATTCATGATCACCTTACACCAGAGGAGATGGTGCAGGTGTCGGTAATGGCGGGTTAG